Proteins from a single region of Acidovorax sp. NCPPB 3576:
- a CDS encoding glycosyltransferase family 4 protein — protein MTQSSSNILMIDRNCMVDRRIVLEAKLLREQGHRVALVAAYGILGGNDAQIDGLPIVRFNESALLSHGNDPTFTAFEDAWKGPDEDDLIQQELDAEFDQISRDRFNAALGITRKLLGSTLGRAVAALMAPRFSIKQLIAANQLPGLIRKPAVLVLALASFNWTALAGWRKFSRESPGPATAGPRVRIAKLQFGLSRARALKAQARGMSPLWSSLRYPRYGLEQLRGSRNPLRVVVGVPLALLTCDAYVWGRLWSFASGDFSFEERVPQALQGLHPDIIEHFMGQPLDSWERKVLRFGGELDRVDAVHAHDLPALRVATLIAKRRRIPLIYDAHELYSYQPGIVGDRKKRLLQTEHTLIGHCDEIVVINEDQARVMQRDHGVGSYTPLTNATEQPPGFDIHRRTTVVQDHLGLEPGTPTLMFMGGINRTRKIHLLFEGLALSEVQAHLILLTWGMEIPEFQQMALDLGISDRVHFMDPVPWSEIVDWAASVDVGVMPYQALDLNTKISSPNKMYEFIAAGTPMIGSSELVNVRRVVEAEGFGVLVPFHKSEDYAKAIDAIFDVTLGGPDRFRPALIAKADKYLFSAQAEAFASMYQRVFAPGRTPKADMS, from the coding sequence GTGACCCAGTCTTCTTCCAATATCCTGATGATCGATCGCAATTGCATGGTCGACCGTCGAATCGTGCTGGAGGCCAAGCTCCTGCGCGAGCAGGGCCATCGTGTTGCCCTGGTGGCTGCCTATGGCATTTTGGGTGGCAATGACGCGCAAATCGATGGCTTGCCCATTGTCCGATTCAATGAATCAGCCTTGCTGAGCCACGGCAATGACCCGACTTTCACCGCTTTCGAGGATGCGTGGAAGGGGCCTGACGAAGACGATTTGATCCAGCAGGAGTTGGATGCAGAGTTCGACCAAATATCACGTGATCGCTTCAACGCTGCGCTGGGCATCACGCGCAAGCTGTTGGGCAGCACGTTAGGTAGGGCCGTGGCGGCTTTGATGGCCCCGCGTTTCTCGATCAAGCAGTTGATTGCAGCCAACCAATTGCCGGGTTTGATCCGTAAGCCTGCGGTGCTGGTACTGGCGTTGGCCTCATTCAATTGGACCGCATTGGCGGGATGGCGCAAATTCAGTCGCGAGTCCCCGGGGCCCGCAACCGCTGGCCCGCGCGTGCGGATCGCGAAGCTGCAGTTCGGCCTCAGCCGCGCACGGGCCCTCAAGGCCCAAGCCAGAGGGATGTCGCCACTGTGGTCCAGCCTGCGCTATCCCCGCTATGGCTTGGAGCAGCTGCGCGGCAGCCGCAATCCGTTGCGTGTGGTGGTCGGGGTGCCGCTGGCGCTGCTGACCTGCGACGCCTATGTATGGGGCCGTCTTTGGTCGTTCGCTTCCGGAGATTTTTCGTTCGAGGAGCGCGTTCCCCAGGCGTTGCAAGGGCTTCACCCCGACATCATTGAGCACTTCATGGGGCAGCCGCTGGACAGTTGGGAACGCAAGGTGCTGCGCTTCGGAGGCGAACTGGATCGCGTTGATGCGGTTCACGCCCACGACTTGCCGGCATTGCGCGTGGCGACGCTGATTGCCAAGCGGCGCCGTATCCCCTTGATCTATGACGCGCACGAACTGTATAGCTACCAGCCTGGCATCGTCGGGGACCGCAAGAAACGGCTGCTCCAAACCGAGCACACGTTGATCGGTCATTGCGACGAGATCGTCGTCATCAACGAGGATCAAGCCCGCGTGATGCAGCGCGATCATGGGGTGGGGTCTTATACACCCCTCACCAATGCCACCGAGCAGCCTCCCGGCTTTGACATCCACCGGCGGACGACGGTCGTGCAGGACCATCTGGGGCTGGAGCCAGGTACACCGACTCTGATGTTCATGGGGGGCATCAATCGCACGCGCAAGATACACCTGCTGTTTGAAGGATTGGCCCTGTCAGAGGTGCAAGCCCATTTGATTTTGCTGACTTGGGGGATGGAGATCCCAGAATTCCAGCAGATGGCGCTGGATTTGGGCATATCGGACCGGGTGCATTTCATGGACCCGGTGCCCTGGAGCGAAATTGTCGATTGGGCCGCCTCTGTCGATGTGGGGGTCATGCCGTATCAAGCATTGGACCTGAACACCAAAATCTCTTCGCCCAACAAAATGTACGAATTCATCGCGGCGGGTACGCCGATGATCGGCTCCAGCGAACTGGTCAATGTGCGGCGCGTGGTGGAAGCGGAAGGCTTTGGCGTGCTGGTGCCATTCCATAAGTCCGAGGATTACGCCAAAGCCATTGATGCGATATTCGATGTGACCTTGGGAGGACCGGACCGCTTTCGTCCTGCCTTGATCGCGAAGGCCGACAAGTATCTATTTTCCGCGCAAGCAGAGGCTTTCGCGTCCATGTACCAGCGGGTCTTCGCGCCCGGACGCACGCCCAAAGCGGATATGTCATGA
- a CDS encoding polysaccharide deacetylase WbmS family protein, producing MSSMQHYFKDDPFRDFYNLDGLDTVVLTTDIDWAPDYATQAVLDLVAQAGMKITAYATHDSPLLKASTEFVEIGLHPDNTRPDPVHRFARKLPDLMEIFPDAVGLRCHRNFFGQNISDLAKECGLRYDLSTFLWRQPFAQAYVDYNGLVKMAYVWEDGIHVDVGEPLALERVGLDSPGLKVLNVHPMLIYLNAPDDHLRRRLTKGIADLTSVPRSHFESDIHTGYGLRDFYRDLLAELKRRGVRTVFARDVAAAVAKQGH from the coding sequence ATGAGCAGCATGCAACATTATTTCAAAGACGATCCGTTCCGTGATTTTTACAACTTGGATGGGTTAGATACCGTTGTCCTCACCACGGACATCGACTGGGCGCCCGATTACGCCACGCAAGCCGTACTCGATCTGGTGGCCCAGGCCGGCATGAAGATCACGGCCTATGCGACCCACGACAGCCCGCTGTTGAAAGCGTCCACAGAATTCGTCGAAATCGGGTTGCATCCGGACAATACCCGCCCCGATCCAGTGCACCGCTTCGCTCGAAAGCTGCCCGATCTGATGGAGATATTCCCGGACGCTGTCGGGCTGCGCTGCCATCGCAATTTCTTTGGCCAGAACATCAGTGACCTCGCAAAAGAGTGCGGGCTGCGTTACGACCTGAGCACCTTTCTTTGGCGCCAGCCTTTCGCCCAAGCCTATGTGGATTACAACGGCTTGGTGAAGATGGCCTATGTCTGGGAAGATGGCATTCACGTCGATGTGGGCGAGCCTCTCGCATTGGAGCGCGTCGGCCTGGATAGCCCGGGCCTGAAGGTATTGAATGTGCATCCCATGCTGATCTACCTGAATGCGCCGGATGACCATCTGCGCCGCCGGCTGACCAAGGGAATTGCGGATCTCACATCGGTGCCGCGCAGCCACTTCGAAAGCGACATCCACACGGGTTATGGCTTGCGCGACTTCTACCGTGACCTGCTGGCCGAACTCAAGCGCCGAGGCGTCAGAACCGTGTTTGCCCGCGATGTCGCGGCTGCAGTAGCGAAGCAGGGGCACTGA
- the asnB gene encoding asparagine synthase (glutamine-hydrolyzing) has product MCGIFGFVAAAPVDSAEQVLATGIARQRHRGPDGEGTWISGDRRVGFAHMRLSIIDLSAHASQPMHDVDSGVVITYNGEIYNYRELREEIGGEFRTQSDTEVILRAYLKWGEDCVGRLRGMFSFLVWDPRTSKVFLARDRFGIKPLYYTEQAGVVYFASEIKALTPFMAHRSISRQALSEYFTFQFTISGAALLEGVHEVPAAYRGTIAPGGGLALSRYWEIHYEPDLYHTEQYFVERLRELMAESVNLHLLADVDVGAYVSGGVDSSLLAILAREARPGGPFKIFNGRFNDGPSYDESRYAQDVAAENSMSCYVQDISEDDFVENIRKVIYHLDGPIAGPGAFPQFMVSRLAASKLKVVLGGQGGDEIFGGYARYLVAYFEQCIKGAIEGTAHGGQFIVTYESIIPNLVTLKEYQPLIKEFWSEGLFGPRDERYFRLINRANMLGGVIDSAAVDFEPVRDAYKKIFWGNNVGPEAYFDRMTHFDFKTLLPALLQVEDRMSMAHGLESRVPFLDHPVVEFAATIPPNIKFANGELKRLLRVAFGQRLPESIRKRSDKMGFPVPLNQWLKSKGRASEFVQDVLGSTRARQRGYLQPGADIGRLIGAQGAFNRNLWALLSLELWQQEFIDA; this is encoded by the coding sequence ATGTGTGGCATTTTTGGTTTCGTCGCTGCCGCACCAGTGGACAGCGCAGAGCAGGTGCTGGCCACCGGGATTGCACGCCAGCGCCACCGGGGGCCGGACGGGGAAGGCACCTGGATATCGGGTGACCGAAGGGTGGGCTTCGCGCACATGCGTCTGTCCATCATCGATCTCTCGGCGCATGCCTCTCAGCCCATGCACGATGTCGATTCGGGCGTGGTGATTACCTACAACGGCGAGATCTACAACTACCGGGAACTGCGGGAGGAGATCGGAGGCGAGTTCCGCACCCAAAGCGATACCGAAGTGATCCTTCGGGCTTACCTGAAGTGGGGTGAAGACTGCGTCGGTCGCCTGCGCGGGATGTTTTCCTTTTTGGTGTGGGACCCGCGCACGAGCAAGGTGTTTTTGGCGCGTGATCGTTTCGGCATCAAGCCGCTCTACTACACGGAGCAGGCTGGAGTGGTGTATTTCGCCTCCGAGATCAAGGCATTGACGCCCTTCATGGCCCATCGGAGCATTTCCCGCCAAGCCCTGTCCGAGTACTTTACTTTCCAGTTCACCATCAGCGGAGCCGCATTGCTCGAGGGCGTGCACGAGGTGCCTGCCGCATATCGCGGCACGATCGCTCCGGGCGGGGGGTTGGCACTCAGCCGTTATTGGGAGATCCATTACGAGCCTGACCTCTATCACACGGAACAGTATTTCGTTGAGCGTTTGCGCGAGTTGATGGCCGAGTCGGTCAACCTCCATCTGCTTGCCGATGTCGATGTGGGGGCCTACGTGAGCGGGGGCGTCGATTCCAGCTTGCTGGCCATCCTGGCGCGTGAGGCAAGGCCCGGCGGTCCGTTCAAAATCTTCAATGGCCGCTTCAACGACGGCCCTTCCTATGATGAATCTCGCTATGCACAGGATGTGGCGGCCGAGAACAGCATGTCGTGTTACGTGCAGGACATCAGCGAAGATGACTTTGTCGAAAATATCCGCAAGGTCATCTATCACTTGGACGGTCCGATCGCCGGTCCCGGCGCCTTCCCTCAATTCATGGTCTCGCGGCTGGCGGCCAGCAAGCTCAAAGTGGTGCTGGGCGGACAAGGGGGCGACGAGATTTTCGGTGGCTACGCGCGCTATCTGGTCGCCTATTTCGAGCAGTGCATCAAGGGGGCCATCGAGGGGACGGCACACGGCGGCCAGTTCATCGTCACCTACGAATCCATCATCCCCAACTTGGTAACGCTCAAGGAATACCAGCCACTGATCAAGGAGTTTTGGTCGGAAGGGTTGTTCGGCCCACGCGATGAGCGCTACTTCCGGTTGATCAACCGGGCCAACATGCTGGGTGGGGTGATTGATTCTGCTGCCGTGGACTTTGAGCCGGTGCGTGATGCCTACAAGAAAATATTCTGGGGCAACAATGTCGGTCCTGAGGCCTACTTCGACCGGATGACGCATTTCGACTTCAAGACGCTGTTGCCAGCGCTGCTGCAGGTCGAAGATCGAATGAGCATGGCCCACGGCCTGGAGTCGCGTGTGCCCTTTCTCGATCACCCCGTGGTCGAGTTTGCCGCCACCATTCCACCGAACATCAAGTTCGCCAACGGTGAACTCAAGCGCCTTCTGCGCGTGGCTTTCGGGCAACGTCTGCCCGAATCCATCCGCAAACGCAGTGACAAGATGGGCTTCCCGGTGCCGCTGAACCAGTGGCTCAAGAGCAAGGGACGGGCGTCGGAGTTCGTGCAGGACGTGCTGGGTTCGACGCGTGCGCGGCAGCGGGGCTACTTGCAACCCGGCGCCGACATAGGCCGCCTCATCGGCGCACAGGGGGCGTTCAACCGCAACTTGTGGGCCCTGCTGTCGCTGGAACTGTGGCAGCAGGAGTTCATTGATGCCTGA
- the wecB gene encoding non-hydrolyzing UDP-N-acetylglucosamine 2-epimerase: protein MPEAGNPSSAAFPNASTMKILTVIGARPQLVKAAVVSHEIQARQQAGTAVQELIVHTGQHFDKNMSDVFFDEMSIPRPHRMLALGGLSHGAMTGRMIEQIESVLVEERPDWMLVYGDTNSTMAGALAAVKLHIPVAHVEAGLRSWNRAMPEEINRVVTDHVSSLLFAPTDSAVANLKAEGIAGQQVVRTGDVMFDASLFYASKAVNLPLPAGVGNRPFALVTIHRAENTDDPKRLQAIVEALERASRAIHMVFPVHPRTRGALGRLGLLDRLEAIATLLDPVGYLEMVQLEKACTLVVTDSGGVQKEAYFFGKPCVTLRTETEWTELVEIGANVLVAPDDAQSIAQAIADGVQRTVDTSAQLYGDGHAAAHIVDQLLSNLHGSACTNP from the coding sequence ATGCCTGAAGCCGGCAATCCGTCATCCGCTGCATTTCCCAATGCATCAACAATGAAGATTCTCACCGTCATCGGGGCACGGCCCCAACTCGTCAAAGCGGCAGTGGTTTCGCATGAGATTCAGGCGAGGCAGCAGGCTGGTACGGCCGTGCAGGAACTGATTGTTCATACGGGCCAGCATTTCGACAAGAACATGTCCGACGTGTTCTTCGACGAGATGTCCATTCCGCGGCCGCACCGCATGCTCGCTCTGGGGGGGCTATCGCATGGCGCGATGACCGGCCGGATGATCGAGCAGATCGAATCGGTGTTGGTGGAAGAGCGTCCCGACTGGATGCTGGTGTACGGCGATACCAATTCGACCATGGCCGGTGCCTTGGCTGCCGTGAAACTGCACATTCCGGTGGCGCATGTCGAGGCGGGGCTTCGCTCCTGGAACCGCGCCATGCCGGAAGAAATCAATCGCGTCGTGACGGACCATGTATCCAGCCTGCTGTTTGCCCCCACCGATTCCGCAGTGGCCAATCTCAAGGCCGAGGGGATTGCCGGGCAGCAAGTGGTTCGCACGGGAGATGTGATGTTCGACGCCTCGCTGTTTTATGCCAGCAAAGCCGTGAACCTCCCTTTGCCGGCCGGCGTGGGCAACCGCCCCTTCGCGTTGGTGACCATCCATCGCGCAGAGAACACGGACGATCCCAAACGCCTGCAGGCCATCGTGGAGGCTCTGGAGAGAGCGTCACGCGCGATCCACATGGTTTTTCCGGTGCACCCGCGCACGCGTGGGGCTTTGGGTCGCTTGGGTTTGCTCGATCGGCTGGAGGCCATCGCCACTTTGCTGGACCCGGTCGGATACCTCGAAATGGTTCAACTGGAAAAGGCCTGCACCTTGGTCGTCACGGACTCAGGCGGGGTGCAGAAGGAGGCGTATTTCTTCGGCAAGCCATGTGTGACGCTGCGCACTGAAACGGAGTGGACTGAACTCGTCGAGATCGGCGCCAATGTATTGGTCGCGCCGGACGATGCGCAAAGCATCGCGCAGGCGATTGCCGATGGAGTGCAGCGGACCGTCGATACCAGTGCCCAGTTGTATGGCGATGGCCATGCCGCAGCACACATCGTGGATCAGTTGCTCTCGAATCTGCACGGAAGTGCTTGCACCAACCCCTGA
- the asnB gene encoding asparagine synthase (glutamine-hydrolyzing) — protein sequence MCGIAGSASGIGDGRLEGRLKAALHLLQRRGPDESASAFWRTDGAMVALGHTRLSVIDLSSAAQQPMSSSDENFTLVFNGEIYNYLELRRELEQLGRQFHSRSDTEVLLQAWQVWGERALPRLVGMFAFVLLDRRSGTLHGARDAFGIKPIYYHADHQGLCFASEIPAVQALRSSAPRLDWHVAYDYLAHGRYDNDARTFFADVRALPPGHRFTYDLQSRQLELHAWWKPTIAPVQRLTLDDAADGLRSRLLDSVRLHLRSDVPLGAALSGGLDSSAIVGCMRHLEPDAPIHTFSFIASGSSVSEEQWVDRMNAYAGAVAHKVSIAPQELAADLDDMIAAQGEPFGSTSIYAQYRVFQLAREHGMTVTLDGQGADELCGGYVGYPGPRVHSLLDEGRWLGAAAFLRQWGRWPGRAGLDGLKAAVAEYTSDTAYQALRRMNGADASPPWLDGRVLADAGVALRFPRESPPQTAPGRRLVAELARSLHGVGLPGLLRHGDRNSMRFSVESRVPFLTTGLADFLLTLPEDYLVSPQGETKHLLRRAMRGLVPQEVLDRRDKIGFATPEQAWLVQMAPQVREWLRHPLGLPFFRQDEVLRAFDQVVAGQRPFSWQVWRWINFTRWHARHFAG from the coding sequence ATGTGCGGCATAGCAGGCAGTGCTTCGGGCATCGGGGATGGCCGCCTCGAAGGTCGATTAAAGGCGGCTCTTCATTTGCTGCAGCGACGAGGCCCGGACGAAAGCGCGTCTGCTTTCTGGCGCACCGATGGAGCGATGGTCGCGTTGGGCCATACACGCCTCAGCGTGATCGACCTTTCTTCGGCGGCTCAGCAGCCCATGTCCAGTAGCGATGAAAACTTCACGCTGGTGTTCAACGGAGAGATTTATAACTATCTCGAATTAAGGCGCGAACTGGAACAGCTAGGGCGGCAATTCCATTCCAGGTCTGACACCGAAGTTCTCCTGCAGGCTTGGCAGGTGTGGGGCGAGCGCGCCTTGCCGCGTTTGGTGGGCATGTTCGCCTTTGTCCTTTTGGACCGCCGTTCCGGAACATTGCACGGTGCCCGCGACGCGTTCGGCATCAAGCCGATTTACTACCACGCAGATCACCAGGGGCTGTGCTTTGCCTCCGAGATTCCAGCCGTGCAGGCCCTGCGGTCCTCTGCTCCCCGTCTGGACTGGCACGTCGCGTACGACTATCTGGCGCACGGCCGCTACGACAACGACGCGCGCACTTTCTTTGCGGATGTTCGCGCGCTGCCGCCTGGCCACCGCTTTACCTACGACCTCCAGTCCCGTCAGCTTGAGCTGCACGCCTGGTGGAAGCCGACGATTGCCCCGGTTCAGCGGCTGACGCTTGACGACGCAGCGGATGGCCTGCGCAGCCGTCTGCTGGACAGCGTTCGGCTTCATCTTCGCAGCGATGTTCCGCTGGGCGCGGCCCTGTCCGGTGGGCTGGATTCGTCTGCCATCGTCGGTTGCATGCGCCATCTGGAGCCCGATGCGCCGATCCACACGTTCAGCTTCATTGCATCGGGCAGCTCCGTTTCGGAAGAGCAATGGGTCGATCGCATGAATGCCTATGCGGGGGCTGTGGCGCACAAGGTGAGCATCGCGCCCCAGGAGTTGGCGGCCGACCTGGACGACATGATCGCGGCGCAGGGCGAGCCGTTTGGCAGCACCAGCATCTATGCCCAGTACCGGGTGTTTCAGTTGGCGCGAGAGCACGGCATGACCGTCACGCTCGACGGGCAGGGCGCTGATGAATTGTGCGGCGGCTATGTCGGCTACCCCGGGCCGCGTGTGCACAGCCTGTTGGATGAGGGGCGGTGGCTGGGCGCTGCGGCATTCCTGCGGCAATGGGGGCGTTGGCCCGGCAGGGCCGGCCTGGATGGGCTCAAGGCGGCCGTGGCCGAATACACGAGCGACACTGCCTACCAGGCGCTGCGGCGCATGAATGGTGCCGATGCCAGCCCGCCCTGGCTGGATGGGCGGGTGCTCGCAGACGCTGGCGTCGCCCTGCGCTTTCCGCGCGAGTCGCCCCCCCAAACCGCCCCCGGAAGGCGCCTGGTGGCCGAACTCGCCCGTTCGCTGCACGGCGTGGGCTTGCCAGGGCTGCTGCGCCACGGGGACCGCAACTCCATGCGATTCTCGGTGGAAAGCCGGGTGCCCTTTCTGACCACGGGGCTTGCCGACTTCTTGCTGACCTTGCCAGAGGATTACCTGGTGTCGCCCCAAGGCGAGACCAAGCATCTGCTGCGCCGTGCCATGCGGGGACTGGTGCCGCAAGAGGTGCTCGATCGCCGGGACAAGATCGGCTTCGCCACGCCGGAACAGGCGTGGCTCGTGCAGATGGCGCCCCAGGTGCGCGAATGGCTGCGGCACCCGCTTGGGTTGCCGTTCTTTCGCCAGGACGAAGTGCTCAGGGCATTCGACCAGGTGGTCGCAGGCCAGCGGCCTTTCAGCTGGCAGGTGTGGCGCTGGATCAATTTCACGCGCTGGCACGCCCGGCATTTCGCGGGTTGA
- a CDS encoding glycosyltransferase: MARVLLLSLSPIASDPRVMRQYEALSAEHEVHVMGFGDCPPGVRHFTPVEQPRPDPGVVLRNAVRLALRRYETYYWQHPQIRALEKAAAQVPAGFDLVLANDVMALPMALRLAGKAPVWLDAHEYAPREFEDLWAWRMLLGPFFDATCRDALPRVARMSTVCAGIAREYERCYGVPVSVMPNCPEPQALPVRPTQADRIRLIHHGAAIASRKIEVMIDLMDHLDDRFSLDLMLVEQDPAYFAALKHRAARHARIRFIPPVPMRDIAAHTNGHDIGLFLLPPTNFNYLHALPNKFFEFMQARLAIAIGPSPEMQALVTESGCGVVSGSFEAADLAAQLSRLTPENIDAMKHASDRASRRFNAAVTRQWLRDEVRDLLAGPTSAAH; encoded by the coding sequence ATGGCCCGTGTGCTGCTGCTGTCGCTCTCGCCCATTGCCTCCGATCCGCGTGTGATGCGCCAATACGAGGCGCTGAGCGCGGAGCATGAGGTCCATGTGATGGGCTTTGGAGACTGCCCGCCCGGAGTGCGGCATTTCACGCCGGTGGAGCAGCCCCGGCCCGACCCTGGCGTGGTTCTGCGCAATGCGGTTCGCCTGGCGCTGCGCCGCTATGAAACGTATTACTGGCAGCACCCGCAGATCCGCGCATTGGAGAAAGCCGCCGCGCAGGTGCCCGCAGGCTTCGACTTGGTATTGGCCAACGATGTGATGGCATTGCCGATGGCCCTGCGGCTGGCAGGCAAGGCGCCCGTGTGGCTGGACGCGCATGAATATGCCCCGCGCGAATTCGAGGACCTGTGGGCATGGCGCATGTTGCTGGGGCCTTTCTTCGATGCCACCTGCCGTGATGCATTGCCCCGCGTGGCGCGCATGAGCACGGTGTGCGCAGGCATTGCGCGCGAGTACGAACGGTGTTACGGCGTGCCGGTGTCGGTGATGCCCAATTGCCCAGAACCGCAGGCTTTGCCTGTACGGCCCACGCAGGCTGACCGCATCCGGCTGATCCACCACGGCGCAGCCATCGCCTCGCGCAAGATCGAGGTGATGATCGACCTCATGGACCATCTGGACGACCGTTTCAGCCTGGACCTGATGCTGGTGGAGCAAGACCCGGCATACTTCGCGGCGCTGAAGCATCGCGCAGCCCGGCATGCCCGCATCCGGTTCATCCCGCCTGTCCCCATGCGGGACATCGCGGCGCACACCAATGGCCACGACATTGGGCTGTTCCTGCTGCCGCCCACCAATTTCAACTACCTGCATGCGCTGCCCAACAAGTTCTTCGAGTTCATGCAGGCACGCCTGGCGATTGCCATCGGCCCCTCGCCCGAAATGCAGGCACTGGTGACGGAGTCGGGGTGCGGCGTGGTCAGCGGTAGCTTTGAAGCGGCAGACCTGGCCGCCCAGCTCTCCCGCCTCACACCCGAAAACATCGATGCCATGAAGCACGCTTCCGACCGTGCCAGCCGGCGCTTCAACGCCGCGGTAACGCGCCAGTGGCTCCGCGACGAAGTACGGGATTTGCTGGCGGGCCCCACCAGCGCGGCTCACTGA
- a CDS encoding glycosyltransferase — protein sequence MRALVLGTQSFIDGGTKVGSQHLAQALAAAGWAVDYVPTLSSPMDVIGRQRHARLARAWGGGLRERSVGISPGLTEWSVQSFFPAHRWFLRWPWQLKAYGHRCPAALRNVQFDACIADVAPNMLLLHQITAHAKVCRLNDWPRGFARDLHPVLVNALESMVGSACFDEVWAVSQPLAEYAHALNPQARVEQIPNGVEASMLVPLSHDHPIARRPRSAVYVGGLTAWLDIGLLAQVAQLLPDWTFDVHAPGAPPQHGWPANLRWCGAVARNELPAVLQSHEVGLIPFREADGRMRYVERPLKFYEYIAAGLGVASTDLGALRHGMGDLACYGNGAQAFADAVVRAREQAQARSPGFADGFVQAHDWSARAQTMLARLEILLA from the coding sequence ATGCGCGCCCTCGTTCTTGGCACCCAGTCGTTCATTGATGGCGGCACCAAAGTCGGCTCGCAACATCTGGCGCAAGCGCTGGCGGCGGCCGGGTGGGCGGTGGACTATGTGCCCACCCTCTCGTCGCCCATGGACGTGATCGGCCGGCAACGCCATGCCAGGCTGGCCCGGGCCTGGGGCGGTGGATTGCGGGAGCGCTCGGTGGGCATCTCTCCCGGCCTGACCGAATGGAGCGTTCAGTCGTTTTTTCCGGCGCATCGGTGGTTTTTGCGCTGGCCCTGGCAGTTGAAAGCGTATGGTCACCGCTGCCCGGCGGCGCTGCGCAACGTGCAGTTCGACGCCTGCATTGCCGACGTGGCGCCCAACATGCTGCTGCTGCACCAGATCACTGCGCATGCGAAGGTCTGCCGCCTCAACGATTGGCCGCGGGGCTTTGCGCGGGACCTTCATCCGGTGCTGGTGAATGCGCTCGAGTCGATGGTGGGCAGCGCCTGTTTCGATGAGGTGTGGGCCGTCTCGCAACCGCTGGCGGAATACGCGCATGCGCTGAATCCGCAGGCCAGGGTGGAGCAGATTCCCAATGGCGTGGAGGCCAGCATGCTCGTGCCTTTAAGCCATGACCACCCGATCGCGCGAAGGCCCCGCAGCGCAGTTTACGTGGGAGGGCTGACGGCTTGGCTGGACATCGGGCTGCTCGCGCAGGTGGCGCAGTTGCTGCCCGACTGGACGTTCGATGTCCATGCGCCCGGCGCCCCGCCGCAGCACGGGTGGCCGGCCAATCTCCGTTGGTGCGGCGCCGTGGCGCGCAACGAATTACCGGCAGTTCTCCAAAGCCACGAGGTGGGGTTGATTCCCTTTCGCGAGGCCGATGGCCGCATGCGCTATGTGGAGCGCCCCTTGAAGTTCTACGAGTACATCGCGGCCGGGCTGGGCGTGGCGAGCACCGACCTGGGAGCGCTGCGGCATGGCATGGGCGACCTGGCCTGCTATGGCAACGGTGCACAGGCGTTTGCCGATGCGGTGGTGCGCGCGCGCGAGCAGGCGCAGGCACGCTCCCCCGGCTTTGCAGACGGCTTCGTGCAGGCGCACGACTGGAGCGCCCGGGCCCAGACCATGCTGGCTCGGCTGGAGATCTTGCTGGCATGA